CGCTACCGCGGCGCCGACGGCATCCTGGTGAACACCTTCTACGAGTTGGAGCCCGCCACCGTCGAAGAGTTCAAGCAGGCGGCAGGGCGAGGTGCGTTCCCGCCCGTGTTCCCCGTGGGCCCGTTCGTCCGGCCAAGCACAAGCTCCGACGAAGCCGCCGGCGCGTCCGCGTGCATAGAGTGGCTAGATCGCCAGCCGACTGGGTCTGTTGTGTACGTCTCCTTCGGGAGCGGCGGGTCGCTCACTGTGGAGCAGACGGCAGAGCTCGCCGCCGGGCTGGAAGCGAGCGGCCACAGGTTCCTTTGGGTCGTGAGGATGCCGAATCTGGACGGCAACGACGGCCATGACCATGAAGACAAGCAAAACCCATTGGCGTGGCTTCCCGCGGGGTTCCTGGAGAGGACGGCGGACAAGGGGCTGGCCGTGGCGGCGTGGGCGCCTCAGGTGCGCGTGCTGTCCCACCCGGCGACGGCGGTGTTCGTGTCGCACTGCGGCTGGAACTCGGCGCTGGAGAGCGCGTCGGCCGGCGTGCCGATAGTGGCGTGGCCGCTGTACGCGGAGCAGCGGATGAACGCCGTGGTCCTGGAAGGGAGCGTCGGGGTGGCGCTGCGCCCGCGGGCGCGGGAGCGCGGCGAGATCGCGGCCGTGGTGAAGGAGCTCATGGAGGGGGCGGACAAGGGGCGCGCCGTGCGGCGGCAGGCCGGGGACCTGCAGCAGGCCGCGGCGCGCGCGTGGTCGCCCGAGGGGTCGTCGCGCCGGGCGCTGGAGCAGGTCGCCGCCACGTGGAAGAAGGTGACGCTCGCCGAGGTGAAGTAACGGACGGACGTGCAAGGGGAAGCGGTCATGGCTGTTTGTTGGCGTCTTGTGTGTATCGGCGGTGCATGTTTGCTTGTTTGTGCCGCATTAATAAAAGGCTCGTCTGACTTTGATGACCGTGGCCGGCGACGCCGGTGGTCACCTTTCCTCCCTTCTGCGCTGCATTGAGGCCATCTTCATcacgcgaccccaaacggacgtccgtttgggccGGATTTTGTCCTTTTAAGACGTCGATGGGTTCACCCATGTCCGCCTCTGTCCGTTAGGTTGTGCGTGCGCCCATCACGCGGCCGCACCCTAAATCACGTCCGCATTGGACATGATTTAAAAATATAGCAAAACGTAAATAAAATGACTTTAAAAAGTAAATAAGCGCAGTTTAATAAACTTAAAACTTAGTTAGGGGgtcacggccacaaaacggcccagttttcACGTCGAACTTGACATAATTAATAAtaaacataaaaaggaaaataaaaagcgGCCGCCGCCAGCGCGCTCCTGCCCGTGCCCGTCGATGTCGTTGCCGTTGCCGTCTTTAGTGGCcgccggcgtcgtcgtcgtcgctgacgaggtccacgtaggccggcggcgtccagaggtgggccggcggtgcgtggtagacgggggcgggctggacggcgggaggtgcctgcacgacctcctcccgtggcgacgcctcccgctccggtgaccgcggcggcgtggggcgccAGTTCACGCACCCCAGGGCGTCGGCCATCTCTTCTGCAGTGCACgaccagccccacccctggcccaccaggccggggtggaacgcggccaccggctcctcctccatcgcctcctccctcctctcctcctccttgaCGGCCACCATTTGCAGCTCGGGGAAGGCGACGTCGCCGGCGGCAGAGAGTGCCATCGCCTCCTCCAAGCCGTCCCATTGGCGCTCGTCGTGGGTGTACATGGAGTCATCCATGACACGCTGCACGAGCCGggcctcctccgctgtcatgcgaggaggtggagggggtgacggagacggggaaggcgacggcgtgggcgtgaggccgcgcacctCCCGCGACCCCGACACCGTGCCGGCGAAGTAGGACGCGCGGCGCgtgtcgtgctcgtcctggagccatgtgtcccagagcaccgagtcgggggcgtacctgtCGTTGTAGaacaggtcgtcggggaggaggcggcggcggcactcgATCTCATCGCGGCGCGCACGGCCGCTCGCCGGCACCGGCGGGATCGACACACGGTCGGCGCTGAGGTGCCATCCgttggggaggtggacgtcgctccacgggaccggcgtcctCGTATCCCAGTACCGCCGGCACACGTCCGCCGCGAGgtactgccggtcgcgctcgccggcgggcCTAGGGTTGATGGTGAAGGGGGCCGACGCTGGGGCTCGACGGGAGGAGCGCGGCGGTgacgcgggctcctccttcttcacggagccgcggcggcgccccgaggaggagccggcctcacggtcgtgcttccccttgcggttccagaagcccatggcttcgaggtggccggccggcgagctcgaggaCAAGGGAGGGCTAGGGTTCGGCGCtatcgggtttcgaggaggccgcggggtggcgtggggcagtgtggacgacgatCGGTCCACGGTtcccacttaaagaaggacggcgacccttcgatgtgcggatgacaggtggggccgcccgctcgtgcgcattgatgtgggcgggtgggaggtaggtggccgcctgccacgcggccccgacgcggacgaggcgcgcgtccgtttggtgtccgccACGACCCAAACCCGGtgcaagtttgcgctcgaaatggatcGGCCCGGACATAAAACGGATAAGATGGGTCcggccgtcgcgcgctgggccgtctcgtttgtccgttttaccccaaacagaTGGGGCCGGACAAGATAGGGTCACGCGATGGAGTTGGCCTGAGTACCCCAGTAGCATCTCCAACAGCAGCCCTATTAATAGGGCAGCTGTCCAAAAACTGGTTTATGGCTGCTCTTGACTTGTCGAAGATGCTCTAAGGAGGTGACCCAATAAATATGTGTTGTGTTGTGTGATTTGCCACAATTTAAATATCAGACATCACAATTGTCACAACGGCCTTCAAGCTCCAACCAGACTTTTCTACACGGTAAGAACAGAGCATGGCAGAGTGATGTATAGAACGCAACGAAATACTCCGTATATTATACAGTACTCGGCTTTACCACCACCGGTGATATACATGGACGACAGCCGACAGGGTTCATAGTAAGGCAGAAAAAACGCGATGCTCTAACTTAAAATCATCGTAAGCATGATTTACCCTCTGTCTTTTTAGCGAGGAAGTCACCATCGACTACTTAACCATGATTCTCATACTCGCTACGGATCGAGGCCTGAAATTTCGTGTATCTCACTCCAATTTCATAGAACAGGCGTGCCTCGTCATAGAGGCTCACTAGTTCCTCATCCATCTTCTCTTCCGGCGACGGAATCAGGTCATGGTTGTGTGTGGCGCTCAGGGATGCGACTGTCATCCGTCACCCATGAAAGGATCTGACCAacatcctcctgcggcagccggGTCATCTTTCTAAATGGTGCCTCCTCCTCCGACGTCGCCTTCCTTCTGATGGTGCGCATCATCTTTTGTGGAGACTCGCCGCCTGATGCCGCCTCCTCTGAGTTCGCCTGATCCCTGATACCACAACCAGCACTTCTTCGTCGGAGGTCGGATCATGCTAGCACTGCTTCATCACACACTCCTCGCCGGCGGACGTTGCTGCCTTCGCGGCATCTGGTGGTGTACCGATTGAATAAACCCTCCTCACTGGCCATCATTCGGTTGATCAGTTTTTTTTTGCGAGTGTTTAGTTGATTTGATCTCCCGTGCCTTGAGCCCTCGGCTCACCgtcctttttcttctctattttttgAGATCTCCTTTTTTTCCCTCTGTGTTCCGGAGTCGTAATTGGATTCAAATTGTTGCTGGAGACCAACCCATTGGCAGGCCGGAT
This region of Triticum aestivum cultivar Chinese Spring chromosome 2D, IWGSC CS RefSeq v2.1, whole genome shotgun sequence genomic DNA includes:
- the LOC123054693 gene encoding UDP-glycosyltransferase 72B1, which produces MESTRAELAAPTERLAPRPHVVLLASPGAGHLIPLAELARRLVDDHGFAATLVTFTDLSTAEALSGVPACVATAALPAVPLDDLPAGTSMETVLFELVHRSLPNLRAILRSVGAPLAALVPDFFCSAALPLAAELGVPGYVFVPSNLTTIALMRATVELHDGVPPGEYRDLPELLCLPGGVSLRRTDLPRSFQSSNEPVYAHLLEEGRRYRGADGILVNTFYELEPATVEEFKQAAGRGAFPPVFPVGPFVRPSTSSDEAAGASACIEWLDRQPTGSVVYVSFGSGGSLTVEQTAELAAGLEASGHRFLWVVRMPNLDGNDGHDHEDKQNPLAWLPAGFLERTADKGLAVAAWAPQVRVLSHPATAVFVSHCGWNSALESASAGVPIVAWPLYAEQRMNAVVLEGSVGVALRPRARERGEIAAVVKELMEGADKGRAVRRQAGDLQQAAARAWSPEGSSRRALEQVAATWKKVTLAEVK